The DNA window GTTCCAACTGGATAGATGTAGCGAGAGCTTGCTTTTGGAGTTGTTCCTGTTTCATCATAGAAAGCTCATTTTCTATTTTCAATTTTTCCTTTTCAGATTCTAAAAATTTTGTTGTTCTTTTGTTAAGTTTCTGACGGTAATGAAGGGTGAAAAAAAGAAAAATAAGTCCCAGAATTGTAGAAATGATGGCCCCGATATACCATATTTCATACTTTTTGTAAGCGTTATTTTTTTCCTCCAGAATGTTTTTTTCCTGTTCAGTCTTGTAAAAAGTATCCAAAGACGTTGTATTGTTTTCATATAATCGCTTATCCTCTTCTGTAATGGTCTCTCTCAATTTTTTTTGATAGGCTAAGGCTTTATCCAACTTGTGTAATTTCTCATAGGCATCAGCTATATTTCTGTACAACGTAATTTTGTATGCTGCAGGAATTTGTTTATCATTAATAAAAGCTTCAGTCTTTAAATAATATTCTAATGCAGTAGTGCTATCTCCCATAAGAGAGTAGGCGCAGCCAATATTATTGAGAAGGGTATATAAATAACGCTTATCTTTAACATCCTCATATAAAGGGAATCCTTTATTGTAATATTCTAAGGCTTTGTTGTAATCCTGATGATTGAGGTAGGTAGCTCCTATATTGCAATAATACAGCAACTGTAATCTTTTTTTGATGTCAGAGTCTGGCATTTGTGAAGTTGCCGCAAAAGCTTTGTTAAAGACAACTTTGGCAGAATCACTATACTTTGTATCTTGAGTACTGACGGATTGATCAATATAAAAATTACCTGTATCAGTATTAATTATACTTAGTAAAAGGCCGCTTTTTGATTCTTCAGCAAACTTAATGGCTGACCTAAATTCTGCAATATTTCTCTTTTCAAAATGATTTTTCCTTAAAGCAATAAATTTTGCGTGATAAAGCATTGCAAGCATAAAATTTTCATGAGGATGCTTTTTGAAAATAGTAACACTTTTAGCAAAAGATTTAATATACAAATCCCACTTATTGATTGCCTGATAATAGATGGTATTGCCGTACTCTACATAAGCTTCGTCAATTTCATTTCCTGTTTTACCAGCTATGTCTTTTGCTTTCTGAATCATCTTTAACAACTGAGCATTACTATCCTTTTCATCCATAAGCTTATAATAATAGGCAAGATAAATGTAGCCAATAACTTGTCGGGATTTGTTTTCAGATTTTAAAAATCTATTTTCTGTAAATATCTTAGCTTCCTCCAATTTGTTACTGAAAAGAAGCGCATATAATTCTTGTTGGTCTTTATCGGTATCACTTTGAGCCAAAGAAAAAATGGGGAATATCAATAAAATAAAGACTAAAATGGACCTTTTCATTTTTGGGAATTAAATTTAAATATTATCTATAATTTGTGTTTCTTAAATATAATATTTTACTAATACAAAATCAAAGTTAATTTATAAAATAAAATGTTCTTTTTTTAATTAAAAAAAATTATAGGAAGGTTTGAGTGTAAATACAATAAAATCCACCTCTTAAGAGATGGATTTTGATTTTTATGTGATAGAAATTAGTATTTCATAGTACGAATGAAGGTATTTAAATCTTGCCCTTTCCCAACACCAAGCTTTTGTTTTAACCGATATTTTGTGACGCTAACGGTTTTGGGATCTACTTTTAGGGCTGTTGAAATCTGCATATTATCCATATTCAGGTAAATATAGGCTGCATATTTCAGGTCCAGATTGGTTAATCTGTTTTTGGCAAGCTCATTCAAGCGTTTAAAAAAATTAGGATGGGTTTCCTGTATGATATCTCGGATGGTATTGAAATTATTGTCTATCAGTTGTTCATCTTTTAATAAATGATTGAGTTTTTTGTCTTTAGGCATATTTACTTTCAGTTCATTAATAAATGTGTTTTTATGTTGGAGCTGAATAGATGTGGCCAGGGCCTGCCTTTGGAGTTGCTCCTGTTTCATGATAGAGAGTTCATTTTCCATGTGTAATTTTTCTTTCTCCGATTCTAAAAGGCTGGTTGTTCTTTTGTTGAGCTTCTTGCGATAATCGAGGGTAAAGAAAAGTAAAATAAGTCCTAAAACTGTAGAAATGATGGCGCTGATATACCACATTTCATACTTCTTGTAAGCTATGTTTTTTTCTTTCAGAATATTTTTTTCCTGTTCAGTCTGATAAAAAGTGTCCAGAGATTTGCTGTTGTCGTCGTATAGTCGCTTATCTAATGCGATAATTGTTTCCTTACATTTTTTTTCATATTCTAAAGCTTTATCCAACATCCGCAATTTTTCGTACGCTTCAGATATATTTAAATACAGTTTAACTTTATATTTATCTGTAATTTGTTTGTCCGCATTCATTGACTCTGCCTTTAAATAGTATTTTAATGCCAGGTTGTTATCCTGCATAAGTGCATAGGTATAGCCTATATTATTAAATAAGCTCCATAAATAAAACTTGTCTTTGTCATTATTATACAACTGTAATCCCTTATTATAGTTTGCTAAAGCTTTGGAATATTCCCGATCATTGGTATAAATTGATCCGATATTGGTATAATAAAAAAACTGCAGTTTTTTGCTTACATAAGAATTTTGCACCTGCTGAGCTATTTTGAGGCTTTGGTTAAAAGCAGTTATTGCGGAATCTTTATATTTTTTTGCGGTATTATTTTGATAGGCATAAAAGCCTCCTAAAAAATTATAGCCTGAACTTATGAGAAATTTATTTTTAGACTGCAGGGCATATTTTAAAGCTAAAGTATAGTCAGTAACATTCCTGTTCTCAAGAGGGTTGGCTTCCGTATTCATAAGTTTTGAATAATAAAGTAGCGTTAACATGAAGTTTTCATGGGGGCGCTTTTTAAAAATGCTTATACTTTTTTGTAATGATTTAATATACAAGTCCCACTTATTTATTTTTTGATAGTATATTGTGTTAGCGTACTCCACATAAGCTTCATCAATCTCATTCCCAGTTTCCTTTGCAATATCTTGTGCTTTCTGTAAGGTTTTCAGTAGTTGATCATTACCATCTTGCTCATCATTAATTTTATAATAAAGTATGAGATAGACGTAGCCAATGATTTGCCTGGATCTGCTTTCAGATTTAAGAAACCTACTATCTATAAAAATTTTAGCTTCTGGCAATTTTCTTACAAATAAAAGCGAATACAAGTCTTGCTGATCTTTGTCTGTATCACTTTGAGCTAAAGAAAAGACAGGAAGCAGAAGCAAAATTAATATTGAAATATACCTTTTCATTTTCTCGGATTAAATTTAGACTATCTATAAATTGTTTTTTTTAATATAATATTTTGTTAAGATAAAATTCAGGTAGCTTGTATGCGAGTAAAAAATGAAAAAATTTCTTTCTTATAAGATGGATTTTGATTTTTATGCGTTGGGAATTAATAGTTCATGGTACGAATGAAGGTATTCAAATCTTGTCCTTTCCTGACGCCTAGTTTTTGTTTTAATCTATATTTTGTAACGCTGACGGTTTTAGGATCTACTTTTAAAGCGGTTGCAATCTGGATGTTATCCATATTCAGATAAATATAAGCGACATATTTCAGATCAAGATTGGTTAATCTGTTTTTAGCAAGTTCGTTGAGACGTTTAAAAAAATTAGGATGAGTTTCCTGTATAATGTCCCGGATCGTGTTGAAATTATTGTCCATCAGTTGTTCATCCTTTAGCAAATGATTGAATTTTTTGTCCTTTGGCAAATTTACTTTCAGTTCATTGATGAACGTATTTTTATGCTCCAGTTGGATGGATGTGGCCAGAGCTTGCCTCTGAAGCTGCTCCTGTTTCATGATAAAAAGTTCATTTTCCATTTTTAATTTTTGTTTCTCTGATTCTAAAAGGCTGGTTGTTTTTTTGTTGAGTTTCTGTCTATAATCGAGAGTAAAGAAAAGCAAAATAAGTCCTAAAACTATAGAGATAATAGCGCTTATATACCATATTTCATACTTCTTATAAGATTTGTTTTTCTCTTCCAGAATATTTTTTTCTTGCTCTGTCTGGTAAAAGGTATCCAAAGATCTAGTATTATTTTCATAGAGCCGTTTATCTTCTTTGATAATAGTTTCTCTGGCTTTTTTGTCATAAACTAAAGCCTTATCGAAAAGATGCATTTTTTCATATAATTTTGATATATTCAAGTAGAGTCCAATTCTATTTTGATCAGTAACTTGTTTGTCTGTACTCACTATTTCCGCTTTTTGATAATATTTCAATGCCGTATCATTATCCTGCATAAGAACATAAAGGTAACCTATGTTAGTAAGTAAACTCCATATGTAGAATTTATCTTTATAATCATAAGTTTGTAGTCCCTTGTTGAAAATTTGTAGTGTTTTCGAATATTCTTTGTTGTTAGCGTAAGTTATTCCCACATTATTATAATAATAGAACTGTACTTTTTTCCGTACCTCAATGTCTTTTATTTTTAAAGATACTTCAAAGCCTTTGTTATAAGCTGCAATGGTGGAATCAACGTGTTTCTGTTTAGGAGCAAAGGTATTGTAGAAAGTACCTATGTCATAATAGGTAGCGCTAATCAGCAAACTATTTCCAGATAGAAGAGCAAATTTATTGGCTAAAATACAATCAGAAAGATTAACAGTTTCAAGACGATTCATAGAGGTGTTTTTAACCTTTCCTATATAAAGTACAGCAAGCACAAAATTCTCATGGGGATTTTTCTTAAATATATTTACGCTTTTTACAAATGATTTAACATACAAATCCCACTTATTGATCTTAGCATAATACATAGTATTAGCATACTCAACATAAGCTTCATCAATTTCCTTTCCGGTTTCGGTCGCAATTTTTTTTGCCTTCTTTATGGAATTTATTACTTCGATATCTTTATTCCTTGCGTCAGTCAATGTATAATATTGTGTAAGATAAGCGTAACCAATAATTTGTCGTGATTTATTCCCGGATTTCAAAAAATTGTTTTCAATCAGCATTTTAGCCTTGTCTAATTGTCCACTATATAAATACGAGTACAACTCTTGCTGATCTTTGTCGACATCACTTTGAGCCAAAGAAAAGACGGGTAGAAGGAGCAAAATTAATATTGAAATATACCTTTTCATTTTCAGAGATTGATTTAAAATTATCTATTGTTTGTGTTTGTTTAAATATAAAATATAGTTTATTCCTAATTTAAGATTTATAATAATCGAAAGATAGAATATTCTTTGTTTACTTAATTATTATCTATCACAAAGCCTTATTTTGTGTAGTGAAGTCTGTTTTGTAAACGTTTTGTATATATTAAAATTTTCATATGTATATAAATTGTTGTTGTCTAAATTATTTATTAATTCACTATTAAACGAAATTTGAGGGTAAAAGATGAGGGTACATATATCCATTCTTATCTAAAAAATTCAGGCACCTGTAGAATAAATGCAACAATCCTGTTATCAGGGACAGTGGTATTCTTAAATATATGAATATAAAATGATTGGATCTTTAGGAACAAATGGAGTGATGAGGATTCACTCTGCGAAATATACAAATAAAAAACAAAAACACAAGATAGAAGATTTGTAGTACGGGATACTACTATCCCGTGCTTACAATTCTTTCTATTGAACTTTTTATACTAATTGAAAAAATGAACACATGATGAACTTTAAAAATATACACATTGGCACTTTCATAAAACAAAAAGTTTTAGAAAGTGAAATGAAAATATCCCGAATCTGTAATTTTTTTAAATGTACTGAAGAAGAAATAGAAGTGATGTATGAGGCTCAAAGTCTAGATACGGAAATCTTGCTGCGTTGGAGCAAATTACTAAAATATGACTTCTTTAGGATATATACTCAGCATTTGATCGTACATGCCTCATTATCGGCTTGTATGGGCAATAAAAAAAGTCCAGAAGGACCATTACTGCAACCAAGCTTTAGAAAAAACATTTATACTCAGGAAATCATCGAATTTATATTAGAGTTGATCGAGACAGGAGAAAAAGACAAATATCAGATTATAAAAGAATATAGAATCCCTAAAACCACCCTTCACAAATGGATAAGCAGAAACAAAAAATAGGCCCGGATTATCAGAAAATTTACTCTGATATTATCAACAAAAAATATCCTGATAAAAAAGATGTCTGTGAATACTTGTTGGAAAAACAGCATTTATCAGTTTTAGAAGTAATTGAACTAAACCAGAGGATATTTGGTTCTACCAAGAAGTGCAGTCAGAAATATCGTTCGTATACAGAGTCTGACATTTTGCAAATGTTGGATTATCAGAGAAAAAATCAATTAAATAATACAGAACTGGCTCAATATTTTTCGCTAAGCAGAAACTCTGTAACAAAATGGAAAAGACAATTTCCAAACGTAAATTTAAATACATAATATAAAATTGTTTATTTTTACACTAACCAAGTAAATAACTCGTTTTGAGAACGACTCTTAAACTTATTATAGCTTAGTATTAGCCTCAGAAACCACAGGCTAATCATTCTTTTGTTCAGGTAATTCTACCTGAACAGGTTTTCATTGAATCATATTATGAATTGCATTGCTTGAAAAAGGAATTGCTTTAGCGAGTCCAGTTGTAACAATTTTTTGATTATAAACTGGAAAGCACTCATAATATCTAAAACTTAATAAAGAATACTAAGCACGATAATAAGTCATGAGTCAACATATATGGGAGGTGAAAGTGAAAAATACCCCTCTTCTAAAAAAGAAATGCAATCACTGTGATAGCAGTAGATTCCGTTGCAGCGATAAATTCAGATTAAATGCCCAGAAAAAAAATATAGATATTTGGTTAATTTACAGATGTGTACAATGTAACAACCGATATAATATGACTTTGTTTTCCAGGATCAGAACAGAATCTATAAGCAAAGAATTGTTTAATCAACTTTCAGAAAATGATGCAAATACAGCCTGGGAATATGCGTTTTCCCATGAAACAAGACGGAAAAATAATGTAGACGCTGATCTGGAAAGCGTTGAATATGAAATACTGTATGATGATACTTGGACAGAAGACACGATTTGTTCCGGTAATGAAATGATAACATTTACCATTAAAAACCTTTTTGATTTTAATCTTAGAATCTCATCTGTTATCAGAACATGTCTGAAGATTTCTTCAAGTACACTGGATCGGTTAATTAATGAAGAAGCCATTTCCGTTGATGGAAGAGCTTTGCAAAAGAAACATAGAGTTAGAAATGGTGATATTGTTCAGGTGAATGCTGAACAATTAAGACGGCTATATCAAGATATAAGATAGTGCAAAAAGTTATTTAGTGATTATTAAAAGCCTCCAAATTAAAGATATTGGAGGCTTTGTTACATGGTTTGTTTTAAGCCATTGATCTGTTTTTGCAAAGTTTGCTTTTCTGATTTTGATGACGTAAGACGAATAGCTTCTTCAAAATGTTTCATCGCCAGCTCCTTATTTATTTCTGTATATAAATAACCCAACAATCCATGATAATACTCATTTTCAGTTAGATTCAGCTTTTTAGCTTCAATAATGGCTTTCTTATTTCCATATACTTTTGAAAATACAAAGGTTCGGTTTAATACAGTAATAGGGGAGTACTCCATAATAACAAGCTGATTGTACAGGTCTAAAATAGCATGCCATTTATCGGGACTTAATGATGAGGTGTGCCAATAGGCAATAGCGGCTTCCAGATGATATTTTGAGACTTGGGTATTGCTCGTGTCACAAGCCCGTACGAGATAATAATTTCCTTTTTCTATTAATGTCTGATCCCACAGACTTTCATCCTGTTCATCAAAAAGAATGGCTTCACCCTGATTATTTATTCTTGCCTCCAGCCGCGAACTTTGAAAACACATCAGAGCAAGCAAAGCATTAGTATCTGGCGTATCGGTAATGGAATGATCTATCAAAATCAGTGTCAGTCGAATGGCTTCCAGACAAAGATCTTTTCGGATTAAAAGAGGATGGGTCCGGGAAAAATAACCTTCATTAAATAATAAATATAATGTTTTCAATACCGTTTCCAGACGAAGAAGAATGTCCTTTTCTTGTAATGATTCTATTTTAAAATGATATGCCCTGAGCGCGTCTTTCCCCCGTTGTAAACGCTTCTTTATAGTTTCAGGCTTTGAAAGAAATGCATTGGCAATCTCGTCTACACTGAATCCGCAAAGAATCTGAAGTGCGAGACATATTTGTGTTTCCCGGGAATTAATAGGGTTGCAGATCGTAAAAATCATTTCCAGCTGGCTGTCGGATATGTTTTTGGTGTCAAATTCTATTATTTGTTCTTGTTCTGATTTTATTGTTTTTAATTCAGTTTTGATATTCTTTTCAATGACGGCAAGATGCTTAAAGTAATCTTTTACTTTATTTTTTGCAACCGTATAAAGCCATGCCGTCGGATTTTCAGGCAACCCGTGGATAGCCCAATATTCTGATGCTTTGAGAAAGGTTTCACTGGCAATATCTTCTGCAATTTCAATATGTTTTATATCAAAGGTTTTACAAAGTACAGCAACAATCTTACTGTACTCAGTTCTGAATAAATGTGGAGTTATTTCATTCGGATTCATAACAATAATAAATAGACCCTATCAAAATTTGAGGATAAAATCAAATATATAAAATCCTTTTTAGCCTTACATCTTCCGAAACGTACAATTTTATAATGTACTAATTTCTCTGATCTCAACACTTCCGCCAAAAACAAGAATCGGACATTCTTTACATAAATTCGTTGCTTCCTCAAGGGAATCTGCGTTGATCAGAGTATAGCCCATTATGGATTCTTTGATTTCTGTGTATGGGCCGTCTGACAATATCCCTCCCGATTTTAAAACCTGTCCAGAAGCTTCCAAGCGGTTACCTTTGTCTGACAATTTATTTTGTGCAGCGATACTGGCGATCCAGTTCATCCATTTTTGGGTATTAGCCTGCATT is part of the Chryseobacterium lactis genome and encodes:
- a CDS encoding tetratricopeptide repeat protein — translated: MKRSILVFILLIFPIFSLAQSDTDKDQQELYALLFSNKLEEAKIFTENRFLKSENKSRQVIGYIYLAYYYKLMDEKDSNAQLLKMIQKAKDIAGKTGNEIDEAYVEYGNTIYYQAINKWDLYIKSFAKSVTIFKKHPHENFMLAMLYHAKFIALRKNHFEKRNIAEFRSAIKFAEESKSGLLLSIINTDTGNFYIDQSVSTQDTKYSDSAKVVFNKAFAATSQMPDSDIKKRLQLLYYCNIGATYLNHQDYNKALEYYNKGFPLYEDVKDKRYLYTLLNNIGCAYSLMGDSTTALEYYLKTEAFINDKQIPAAYKITLYRNIADAYEKLHKLDKALAYQKKLRETITEEDKRLYENNTTSLDTFYKTEQEKNILEEKNNAYKKYEIWYIGAIISTILGLIFLFFTLHYRQKLNKRTTKFLESEKEKLKIENELSMMKQEQLQKQALATSIQLEHKNTFINELKVNIPKDKKIEHLLKDEHLMDRNFNTIRDIIQETHPNFFKRLNELAKNKLTNLDLKYAAYIYLNMDNMQIATALKVDPKTVSVTKHRLKQKLEVNKEDDLNTFIRNLNY
- a CDS encoding tetratricopeptide repeat protein, whose product is MKRYISILILLLLPVFSLAQSDTDKDQQDLYSLLFVRKLPEAKIFIDSRFLKSESRSRQIIGYVYLILYYKINDEQDGNDQLLKTLQKAQDIAKETGNEIDEAYVEYANTIYYQKINKWDLYIKSLQKSISIFKKRPHENFMLTLLYYSKLMNTEANPLENRNVTDYTLALKYALQSKNKFLISSGYNFLGGFYAYQNNTAKKYKDSAITAFNQSLKIAQQVQNSYVSKKLQFFYYTNIGSIYTNDREYSKALANYNKGLQLYNNDKDKFYLWSLFNNIGYTYALMQDNNLALKYYLKAESMNADKQITDKYKVKLYLNISEAYEKLRMLDKALEYEKKCKETIIALDKRLYDDNSKSLDTFYQTEQEKNILKEKNIAYKKYEMWYISAIISTVLGLILLFFTLDYRKKLNKRTTSLLESEKEKLHMENELSIMKQEQLQRQALATSIQLQHKNTFINELKVNMPKDKKLNHLLKDEQLIDNNFNTIRDIIQETHPNFFKRLNELAKNRLTNLDLKYAAYIYLNMDNMQISTALKVDPKTVSVTKYRLKQKLGVGKGQDLNTFIRTMKY
- a CDS encoding LuxR C-terminal-related transcriptional regulator — protein: MKRYISILILLLLPVFSLAQSDVDKDQQELYSYLYSGQLDKAKMLIENNFLKSGNKSRQIIGYAYLTQYYTLTDARNKDIEVINSIKKAKKIATETGKEIDEAYVEYANTMYYAKINKWDLYVKSFVKSVNIFKKNPHENFVLAVLYIGKVKNTSMNRLETVNLSDCILANKFALLSGNSLLISATYYDIGTFYNTFAPKQKHVDSTIAAYNKGFEVSLKIKDIEVRKKVQFYYYNNVGITYANNKEYSKTLQIFNKGLQTYDYKDKFYIWSLLTNIGYLYVLMQDNDTALKYYQKAEIVSTDKQVTDQNRIGLYLNISKLYEKMHLFDKALVYDKKARETIIKEDKRLYENNTRSLDTFYQTEQEKNILEEKNKSYKKYEIWYISAIISIVLGLILLFFTLDYRQKLNKKTTSLLESEKQKLKMENELFIMKQEQLQRQALATSIQLEHKNTFINELKVNLPKDKKFNHLLKDEQLMDNNFNTIRDIIQETHPNFFKRLNELAKNRLTNLDLKYVAYIYLNMDNIQIATALKVDPKTVSVTKYRLKQKLGVRKGQDLNTFIRTMNY
- a CDS encoding transposase, translated to MMNFKNIHIGTFIKQKVLESEMKISRICNFFKCTEEEIEVMYEAQSLDTEILLRWSKLLKYDFFRIYTQHLIVHASLSACMGNKKSPEGPLLQPSFRKNIYTQEIIEFILELIETGEKDKYQIIKEYRIPKTTLHKWISRNKK
- a CDS encoding transposase; translated protein: MDKQKQKIGPDYQKIYSDIINKKYPDKKDVCEYLLEKQHLSVLEVIELNQRIFGSTKKCSQKYRSYTESDILQMLDYQRKNQLNNTELAQYFSLSRNSVTKWKRQFPNVNLNT
- a CDS encoding DUF1062 domain-containing protein encodes the protein MSQHIWEVKVKNTPLLKKKCNHCDSSRFRCSDKFRLNAQKKNIDIWLIYRCVQCNNRYNMTLFSRIRTESISKELFNQLSENDANTAWEYAFSHETRRKNNVDADLESVEYEILYDDTWTEDTICSGNEMITFTIKNLFDFNLRISSVIRTCLKISSSTLDRLINEEAISVDGRALQKKHRVRNGDIVQVNAEQLRRLYQDIR
- a CDS encoding RNA polymerase sigma factor, translated to MNPNEITPHLFRTEYSKIVAVLCKTFDIKHIEIAEDIASETFLKASEYWAIHGLPENPTAWLYTVAKNKVKDYFKHLAVIEKNIKTELKTIKSEQEQIIEFDTKNISDSQLEMIFTICNPINSRETQICLALQILCGFSVDEIANAFLSKPETIKKRLQRGKDALRAYHFKIESLQEKDILLRLETVLKTLYLLFNEGYFSRTHPLLIRKDLCLEAIRLTLILIDHSITDTPDTNALLALMCFQSSRLEARINNQGEAILFDEQDESLWDQTLIEKGNYYLVRACDTSNTQVSKYHLEAAIAYWHTSSLSPDKWHAILDLYNQLVIMEYSPITVLNRTFVFSKVYGNKKAIIEAKKLNLTENEYYHGLLGYLYTEINKELAMKHFEEAIRLTSSKSEKQTLQKQINGLKQTM
- a CDS encoding YciI family protein, which codes for MKEFLLVFRADYKSIPKTSPEQMQANTQKWMNWIASIAAQNKLSDKGNRLEASGQVLKSGGILSDGPYTEIKESIMGYTLINADSLEEATNLCKECPILVFGGSVEIREISTL